From one Bacteriovorax sp. BAL6_X genomic stretch:
- the flhB gene encoding flagellar biosynthesis protein FlhB — protein MAEDTDQEKTEDPSQHRIDESKRKGEVASSKELTSVLVLAACIMTLALSLLFIYQEMEEFIRWIMHLDPATAFTEKSLKTIANKTATTALVCAAPVCIVSLCAGIIANVAQIGFIYAPEVLEFKPERIDPIKGTKNLFSMKAVVEAIKGVFKFIIVLGIVYLYMKDDITQFVGFLHVDFFQAFVIGKDILVKLGFSILAGLVVVAAGDFAYQKYAHKKKLMMTKEEAKRESKEQDGSPEVKQRIRQIQREQAQKRMLADVQSADVIVTNPTHISIVIKYDQETMIAPGIVGKGADHLALRIREIAKEHNIPIVENVPLARALYKSVKVGEGVPRTLYKAVAEVLAFVYKLKKKQKAIS, from the coding sequence GTGGCCGAAGATACAGATCAAGAAAAAACGGAAGACCCTTCCCAGCATCGAATTGACGAATCGAAAAGAAAGGGGGAGGTTGCATCTTCGAAAGAACTAACGAGTGTGTTAGTGCTGGCTGCCTGTATCATGACTCTGGCCCTTTCTCTTCTTTTTATTTATCAAGAAATGGAAGAGTTTATTAGATGGATTATGCACCTTGATCCTGCAACTGCTTTCACTGAGAAGTCTCTGAAAACAATTGCGAATAAAACGGCTACAACAGCTTTAGTTTGTGCTGCACCAGTTTGTATTGTCTCTCTTTGTGCTGGTATCATTGCAAATGTTGCTCAAATTGGATTTATCTACGCACCTGAAGTTCTAGAATTTAAACCAGAAAGAATAGATCCGATTAAAGGGACCAAGAACCTATTTTCGATGAAGGCAGTTGTTGAAGCAATTAAAGGTGTTTTTAAATTTATCATTGTTCTTGGAATTGTTTACTTATATATGAAGGATGATATTACGCAATTTGTAGGTTTTCTACACGTTGACTTTTTTCAAGCCTTTGTTATTGGAAAAGACATTCTGGTAAAACTTGGTTTTTCAATCCTTGCAGGTCTTGTCGTAGTTGCCGCTGGAGACTTCGCATATCAAAAGTATGCTCATAAGAAAAAACTTATGATGACAAAAGAAGAAGCAAAGAGAGAGTCAAAAGAGCAAGATGGTTCTCCTGAAGTGAAGCAAAGAATTCGCCAAATCCAACGAGAGCAAGCACAAAAGAGAATGCTTGCAGATGTACAATCTGCGGATGTTATTGTAACTAATCCAACTCACATTTCTATTGTCATAAAATATGACCAAGAGACGATGATCGCTCCTGGTATTGTTGGAAAGGGTGCAGATCATCTTGCGCTTAGAATTAGAGAAATTGCTAAAGAACATAATATTCCAATTGTTGAAAACGTTCCTTTAGCACGAGCACTATATAAGTCAGTTAAAGTAGGGGAAGGAGTCCCACGTACTTTATATAAAGCAGTCGCTGAAGTACTGGCGTTTGTTTATAAGCTTAAGAAAAAGCAAAAAGCTATTAGCTAA
- the flhA gene encoding flagellar biosynthesis protein FlhA, producing MDDIFKRLKVLTENSDLAVAIGILAVLAVMIIPVPPVVLDLLLAITLSFAIIILLVSVYTKKPLDFSTFPAVLLVTTLFRLSLNVASTRNILLRSGSEGTSAAGEIIRSFGEFVVEGNFVVGIIVFIILVIINFMVITKGAGRVAEVGARFTLDAMPGKQMAIDADLNAGLINDEDAKRRRAEVAEEADFYGSMDGASKFVRGDAIAGILITAINIIGGIIVGVGQYKMSFGSAAETYTLLTVGDGLVSQIPALIISTAAGIIATRNTSEDNLGAQMSKQFKLHPKAVLIAGCVLLIFAMIPGLPKLPFITVGLVLVYVSNKMENEIVQEKLAAETVVEEEKKSTPESLEDLLNLELVELEVGYGLVNLVDSSQNGDLLERITYMRKQFALDWGVIIPSVRIKDNLELAPGGYSLKIKGVEVAQGELVPDHYLAMDPGSVIEPIDGIETIEPVFGLPAVWITEDQKDDAGFNGYTVVDLSTVLATHLTEILRTNLHELFGRQELVRVMDNFKEHYPKIVADLVPEILPLGAVLKVLQNLLRENVSIRDLRTILESLSEHGTRIKDTDLLTENVRQSLYRTITESIKSANGDLPIFTLDRKIEEQVAGNLIQTENGQQVSLDPRITQSILASLNEKIEEATNMGEKMIVLCSPVIRGHFKKLTEKFIPNLIVVSHNELSPDVNIRSLGTVRL from the coding sequence ATGGATGATATCTTTAAGAGATTAAAAGTATTAACAGAAAATTCAGACCTCGCAGTAGCGATCGGTATTCTAGCAGTTCTGGCCGTTATGATTATTCCGGTACCACCAGTGGTACTCGATTTACTTTTAGCAATTACACTATCATTCGCAATTATTATTCTATTGGTTTCTGTCTATACTAAGAAACCTCTAGATTTCTCAACTTTTCCTGCAGTTCTTCTTGTAACAACATTATTTAGACTCTCTCTTAACGTTGCTTCAACTCGTAACATTCTACTTCGTTCAGGAAGTGAAGGAACGAGTGCCGCCGGTGAAATCATTCGAAGTTTCGGCGAGTTCGTTGTTGAGGGAAACTTTGTTGTTGGTATCATTGTTTTTATTATTCTGGTAATTATCAACTTTATGGTAATCACCAAAGGTGCTGGAAGGGTTGCTGAAGTAGGCGCAAGGTTCACACTCGATGCAATGCCTGGTAAGCAGATGGCCATTGATGCTGACTTAAATGCTGGTCTGATTAATGATGAAGATGCAAAGAGAAGACGTGCTGAGGTTGCTGAAGAAGCAGATTTTTACGGGTCAATGGATGGTGCTTCGAAGTTTGTTCGAGGGGATGCTATTGCAGGGATCTTAATTACGGCCATTAATATCATCGGTGGGATAATCGTTGGTGTTGGTCAGTATAAAATGAGTTTTGGAAGTGCTGCTGAAACATATACTCTTCTAACGGTAGGGGATGGACTTGTTTCACAAATTCCTGCTCTAATTATTTCAACTGCTGCCGGTATTATTGCAACAAGAAATACAAGTGAAGATAATCTTGGTGCTCAAATGAGTAAGCAATTTAAGCTTCACCCAAAAGCTGTTCTAATTGCTGGATGTGTACTTCTAATCTTTGCAATGATTCCAGGTTTGCCTAAACTTCCATTTATCACAGTAGGCCTGGTCCTCGTTTATGTTTCAAATAAAATGGAAAATGAAATTGTTCAAGAGAAGCTTGCTGCTGAAACAGTTGTTGAAGAGGAAAAGAAATCAACTCCTGAGTCACTAGAAGATCTTCTTAATCTTGAGCTTGTTGAACTTGAGGTAGGATATGGACTAGTTAATCTAGTGGATTCATCTCAAAATGGTGACCTTCTTGAGCGTATCACTTATATGAGAAAGCAATTTGCACTAGATTGGGGTGTAATTATTCCTTCTGTACGAATTAAGGACAATCTTGAGCTTGCTCCTGGTGGATACTCACTAAAGATTAAAGGTGTGGAGGTTGCTCAAGGTGAACTTGTACCAGATCACTACCTTGCAATGGACCCTGGAAGTGTTATTGAGCCAATTGATGGCATTGAAACAATTGAACCAGTATTTGGCTTACCTGCTGTATGGATTACTGAAGACCAGAAGGATGATGCCGGATTTAACGGTTATACTGTAGTGGATCTGTCAACTGTTCTAGCAACTCACTTAACTGAGATCTTAAGAACTAATTTACATGAGTTATTTGGTCGCCAGGAACTTGTTCGAGTTATGGATAATTTTAAAGAACACTATCCTAAAATTGTTGCTGATCTTGTTCCAGAAATCCTTCCTCTTGGGGCAGTTTTAAAGGTGTTACAGAACCTTTTAAGGGAAAATGTTTCCATCAGAGACCTACGTACGATCCTAGAGTCTCTTTCTGAACATGGCACAAGAATTAAGGATACAGATCTTCTGACTGAAAACGTCAGACAATCGTTATACCGCACTATTACTGAATCTATAAAGTCTGCCAATGGTGATTTGCCGATATTTACGTTAGATCGTAAAATAGAAGAACAGGTTGCTGGCAATCTCATACAAACAGAAAATGGTCAACAAGTTTCTTTAGACCCAAGAATTACCCAATCGATTTTGGCCAGTTTAAATGAGAAAATAGAGGAGGCCACAAACATGGGAGAAAAGATGATTGTTCTTTGCTCACCAGTTATTCGCGGTCACTTTAAGAAATTGACAGAAAAATTCATACCAAACTTGATTGTAGTAAGTCATAATGAATTAAGTCCGGATGTGAATATTAGGTCACTTGGAACGGTGAGGTTATAG
- a CDS encoding AAA family ATPase, with translation MSRNDLSTWLLSHRSDDSCELNVKTPLNYLNEECEIIAVGSGKGGVGKTTTALMIANELSTKGKKVLLIDCDYNLSNTAVKLGLPLNDNFYSLLSLEKSFDECLYKLGNIHLLSGCNGNSDLFDTSFEHDKFIIDIIAAHRSEYDHVILDCPAGVNKETINLQAYADYRFMVVNPDRSSITDTYALIKILNQKYQIKNNHLIVNRVDSNQQYRKVVKSLVDTVASFMQANLSVLGGVKNLEIPSDKFDHALLKTEKNSLSKYYTNIINKFTDEDSTSRVAPALLKGFSRAGSNPQQLA, from the coding sequence ATGTCCAGAAACGATCTTTCAACATGGTTGTTGTCACACCGTAGTGATGATAGCTGCGAATTGAATGTTAAAACCCCTCTTAATTACCTTAATGAAGAATGTGAAATTATTGCAGTTGGATCAGGTAAAGGCGGTGTAGGGAAGACCACTACTGCTTTAATGATTGCCAACGAACTTAGTACTAAAGGCAAGAAGGTTCTTTTAATCGATTGCGATTATAACCTTTCAAATACTGCCGTTAAATTAGGACTACCTCTAAACGATAATTTTTACTCCCTTCTTTCACTAGAAAAATCATTTGATGAATGTCTATACAAACTTGGAAATATACACCTTCTAAGTGGTTGTAATGGTAATAGTGATTTATTCGATACTAGCTTTGAGCACGATAAATTTATTATCGATATTATTGCGGCACATAGAAGTGAATATGATCACGTGATTCTAGATTGTCCAGCTGGCGTCAACAAAGAGACGATAAATCTACAGGCGTACGCTGATTATCGTTTTATGGTTGTTAATCCTGACCGTTCTTCTATCACTGATACATACGCCTTAATTAAAATTCTAAATCAAAAATATCAAATTAAAAATAATCACCTCATTGTGAATAGAGTTGATTCAAATCAACAGTATCGAAAAGTAGTGAAATCTCTAGTGGATACTGTTGCTAGCTTTATGCAAGCGAACCTAAGTGTATTAGGAGGTGTGAAGAATTTAGAAATTCCATCTGACAAATTTGATCACGCTCTTTTGAAAACGGAAAAGAATTCCCTTTCGAAATATTACACTAATATCATTAATAAATTTACCGACGAGGACAGTACTAGTCGAGTCGCGCCTGCGTTGCTGAAGGGATTCAGTCGTGCTGGTAGTAACCCACAGCAACTAGCTTAA
- a CDS encoding FliA/WhiG family RNA polymerase sigma factor: protein MSSLAKKLKNLKDYRSTVDPKVKDEIVVEYAPLIKYIAQKIASRLPSNIELDDLISCGVIGLMDAIEKFDPSRDNKFKTYAEFRIRGAILDELRSQDWVPRSVREKAKLIDRAYSKLESELGRPATDDEMCKELECSKEEFHTMLNKAKSVSILNIDDSATFNRNDKRAMAGLNEDSKAMNPFTAVSNKNFRDKIKEGIEQLPEKQRLVLSLYYYEDLNLKEIGQVLDVTESRVSQLHTQAVMKLKAKLQNMFEGYEELVS from the coding sequence ATGTCATCGTTGGCCAAAAAGTTAAAGAATTTAAAAGATTATAGATCAACTGTAGATCCAAAAGTAAAAGATGAGATCGTAGTAGAATACGCTCCATTAATTAAGTATATTGCACAAAAAATTGCATCACGCCTACCATCAAATATTGAATTAGATGATCTAATTTCATGTGGTGTTATTGGACTAATGGATGCAATTGAAAAATTTGATCCTTCACGTGATAATAAATTTAAAACTTATGCAGAATTTAGAATTAGAGGAGCAATCTTAGATGAACTTCGTTCTCAAGACTGGGTACCTCGTTCTGTAAGAGAGAAGGCAAAGTTAATTGATCGTGCATATTCAAAGTTGGAATCTGAACTTGGCCGTCCAGCAACTGATGATGAAATGTGTAAAGAACTAGAGTGTTCTAAAGAAGAATTTCACACGATGCTAAATAAAGCAAAATCAGTCTCTATCCTTAACATTGATGACTCAGCGACATTTAATCGCAATGATAAGCGTGCAATGGCCGGACTAAATGAAGACAGTAAAGCAATGAATCCATTTACTGCTGTTTCAAATAAAAACTTCAGAGACAAAATTAAAGAGGGAATCGAACAACTTCCAGAAAAGCAGAGACTTGTTCTTTCTCTATACTACTACGAAGACTTAAACCTTAAGGAAATTGGTCAGGTACTAGATGTAACGGAGTCACGTGTTTCTCAATTACATACTCAAGCTGTAATGAAGCTTAAAGCTAAGCTGCAAAATATGTTTGAAGGTTATGAAGAACTAGTTAGTTAA
- the coaE gene encoding dephospho-CoA kinase (Dephospho-CoA kinase (CoaE) performs the final step in coenzyme A biosynthesis.), whose product MKASSIKLKKEFITLKKDKRLYQMPCPVVGLTGGIATGKSTVSKILHEKGFPIIDADLLVKEVYKTQESLEHLQSYYPRVIEVDSTINFKLLREYFFQDIQIQNDIESLIYRQLPEAFLKAFKDLGSPKVVIYDVPLLFEKNLDSFIDHKVVVYCSRAKQVERLMARDGIEKDLACKILAKQIDIEEKAKLADTVIDNSGQPEDLNLNMFLDHFDL is encoded by the coding sequence ATGAAAGCATCATCTATTAAGCTAAAAAAAGAATTTATCACTCTAAAAAAAGATAAGCGTCTTTATCAAATGCCTTGTCCTGTTGTTGGACTAACTGGTGGAATCGCTACAGGAAAGTCAACTGTATCAAAGATATTACATGAAAAAGGCTTCCCTATTATTGATGCAGATTTACTTGTCAAAGAAGTATATAAAACACAAGAGTCTCTTGAGCACCTACAGAGTTACTACCCACGTGTTATCGAAGTAGATAGCACAATTAACTTTAAGCTACTACGGGAATATTTTTTTCAAGACATACAAATCCAAAATGATATCGAAAGCCTAATCTATCGTCAGCTTCCCGAAGCTTTCTTAAAAGCTTTTAAAGATCTCGGCTCTCCAAAAGTTGTGATCTACGACGTTCCTCTTTTATTTGAAAAGAATCTCGATTCTTTCATTGATCACAAGGTCGTAGTTTATTGCTCACGTGCAAAGCAAGTTGAGCGCCTAATGGCCCGTGATGGTATTGAAAAAGACTTGGCCTGTAAAATTCTAGCAAAACAAATAGATATCGAGGAAAAAGCAAAGCTTGCTGATACTGTCATCGATAACTCAGGTCAGCCTGAAGATTTGAATTTAAATATGTTTTTAGATCACTTTGATTTATAG
- the mazG gene encoding nucleoside triphosphate pyrophosphohydrolase codes for MSLSEMERLREVVAKLRDPKDGCPWDLEQTHKSLLKYLMEESYEFMHAVEDGNYKKMEDELGDVLLQVVLHSQLASEVSKFDLNSVAKTIADKMVRRHPHVFTNNKAKDVAEIKQRWEEIKKAEKANEESLKKYEICNELLSFPALTSAAKIGKKTNKINFDWEDYTQVMYKVEEEWQELKEELTPGRELNKERVQEEMGDLLFSVAQLARHLDLDPEVTLREANLKFKRRFNQLEDIAREEGIIIRESSQDELETLWSRVKEIEKSN; via the coding sequence ATGTCACTAAGCGAAATGGAAAGATTAAGAGAAGTTGTTGCAAAGTTAAGAGATCCTAAAGATGGTTGTCCATGGGATCTAGAGCAAACTCACAAATCCCTTTTAAAGTATTTAATGGAAGAATCTTATGAGTTCATGCATGCAGTGGAAGACGGTAACTACAAGAAAATGGAAGACGAATTAGGTGACGTTCTTCTACAAGTTGTTCTTCACTCTCAATTAGCAAGTGAAGTATCTAAGTTTGATCTTAACTCTGTTGCCAAAACCATCGCTGATAAAATGGTAAGACGCCATCCCCATGTGTTTACTAATAACAAGGCCAAAGATGTTGCAGAAATTAAGCAACGTTGGGAAGAAATAAAAAAGGCCGAAAAAGCAAACGAAGAAAGCCTTAAGAAATATGAAATCTGTAATGAACTCCTCTCTTTTCCGGCCCTTACAAGTGCTGCAAAAATTGGAAAGAAAACGAATAAAATAAACTTTGACTGGGAAGATTACACGCAAGTAATGTATAAAGTTGAAGAGGAGTGGCAGGAGCTAAAAGAAGAACTCACTCCAGGGCGCGAGCTCAATAAAGAAAGAGTCCAAGAAGAAATGGGAGACCTTTTATTTTCAGTTGCACAACTTGCAAGACATCTTGATCTTGATCCTGAAGTTACATTGCGAGAAGCAAACTTAAAATTTAAAAGGCGATTTAATCAGCTTGAAGACATTGCCAGAGAAGAAGGCATTATCATTCGTGAAAGCTCTCAGGACGAACTTGAAACTCTCTGGTCTCGCGTTAAAGAAATCGAAAAAAGCAACTAG
- the ybeY gene encoding rRNA maturation RNase YbeY: MAHSATIQVNKSRLIVNLADNSRSDWGLKACENMLKDSLVVISNFLYSKNTCLDKKVHEEIEVDLHFCGDSRMKQINRDHRGKNKTTDVLSFPMYESLRPDSTDFVLPGPVMLGDIIISRNVAAKQAREFDLELEQEVIHLFCHGLLHLLGYDHEISQEEEEIMEALEKEILTKIKKSRQKK, from the coding sequence ATGGCCCATAGCGCAACTATTCAAGTGAACAAATCAAGACTTATTGTTAACTTAGCTGACAATTCTAGAAGTGATTGGGGACTTAAAGCCTGTGAAAATATGCTAAAAGACTCACTTGTTGTCATAAGTAATTTTCTTTACTCAAAGAACACTTGTTTAGATAAAAAAGTTCATGAAGAGATTGAAGTGGATCTTCATTTTTGTGGGGATTCTCGCATGAAGCAAATTAATCGCGATCATCGAGGTAAGAATAAAACAACAGATGTTCTATCTTTTCCTATGTATGAGAGCTTACGTCCAGACAGTACGGATTTCGTTCTTCCTGGGCCAGTAATGCTTGGTGATATAATCATTAGTCGAAATGTAGCAGCAAAACAAGCTAGAGAGTTTGATCTAGAACTTGAGCAAGAAGTTATTCACTTATTTTGTCACGGACTTCTTCATTTGTTAGGATATGATCACGAAATCTCGCAAGAGGAAGAAGAAATTATGGAAGCTCTTGAAAAAGAGATTCTAACTAAAATTAAAAAATCTAGGCAAAAGAAATAG
- the prfB gene encoding peptide chain release factor 2 (programmed frameshift), which yields MALGEKKSLMVSYDDKLASLRRSLDVDQKSARISEIQDMEAMPGFWDDNQNAAKVQKEKNLLEDVVNTYTKLKDLYDEFEILIEYAAEGDEDSTTGAIEIADEFVDEFNKAELKVLLSDDADSNNAIVSINAGAGGTESCDWASMLFRMVNRWAEHKNFKVQVLDVQDGDSAGIKSATMLIEGNYAYGNLKSETGVHRLVRISPFDSANRRHTSFASIFVSPEVDDDIEIEVADKDIRIDVYRSGGAGGQSVNTTDSAVRITHFPTGLVVTCQNERSQLQNKIQAMKVLKSRLYELELEKQRAAAAEEEANKKEIGWGAQIRSYVLHPYKMVKDHRTNFESSQAEKVLDGDIDGFMDAYLRWSVDGMKEE from the exons ATAGCCCTTGGTGAGAAAAAGTCACTGATGGTAAGTTACGATGATAAGCTTGCTAGTTTAAGGAGGTCACTT GATGTTGACCAAAAGTCAGCACGCATAAGTGAAATTCAAGATATGGAGGCCATGCCTGGCTTCTGGGACGACAATCAGAACGCTGCCAAAGTTCAAAAAGAAAAAAACCTTTTAGAAGATGTCGTTAATACTTATACAAAATTAAAAGACTTATATGATGAATTCGAAATTTTAATAGAGTACGCAGCTGAAGGGGATGAAGACTCTACAACTGGGGCGATTGAGATTGCTGATGAATTTGTCGATGAATTTAATAAAGCAGAACTGAAGGTTCTTCTTTCCGATGATGCCGATTCAAATAATGCTATTGTTAGTATCAATGCTGGTGCCGGTGGAACAGAATCATGTGACTGGGCCAGTATGCTCTTTAGGATGGTTAATCGTTGGGCCGAACACAAGAACTTTAAAGTTCAAGTTCTTGATGTACAAGATGGTGATAGTGCTGGAATTAAATCTGCTACGATGCTAATTGAAGGTAATTACGCCTACGGAAATTTAAAGTCTGAAACAGGTGTTCATCGCCTTGTTCGTATTTCTCCATTCGATTCGGCCAATCGTCGCCATACTTCGTTTGCTTCAATATTTGTCTCTCCAGAAGTGGATGATGATATTGAAATTGAAGTTGCTGATAAAGATATTCGAATTGATGTTTATCGCTCAGGTGGAGCTGGAGGACAGTCGGTTAACACTACTGATTCTGCCGTTAGAATTACACACTTTCCTACAGGTCTAGTTGTTACCTGTCAGAATGAAAGATCACAGTTACAAAATAAAATTCAAGCAATGAAAGTTCTTAAGTCTCGTTTATACGAGTTAGAACTAGAGAAGCAAAGAGCAGCAGCTGCTGAAGAAGAAGCTAATAAGAAAGAAATTGGATGGGGAGCACAGATTCGCTCTTATGTTCTACACCCTTATAAAATGGTTAAGGACCACAGAACTAATTTCGAATCATCACAAGCTGAAAAAGTTTTGGATGGTGATATTGATGGCTTTATGGATGCTTACTTAAGATGGTCAGTTGATGGGATGAAGGAAGAGTAA
- a CDS encoding FtsX-like permease family protein yields MSFFYLFKDFQLLFFRDRSSRYFIAATILGLMFSLAVILCSLALMDGFGVTLKKSLNAGSGEIILTATNGFFELNENEQKDLNNFPIETKIPMLRTQSFVNKDEKGKAVFVVGVNKQINQLDNGLVEPKENEVIIGDLLAQDLKVKIGDTLKFSFSAGKLGERYLPTNAVLKIKDIKTFKIHEYRSRFVYVNLKKIQTLLGVKDRINLMSLRLRPEYRSLAKINEVVADMKSVFYYEYSIAPYWSDFATFLKAVEFEKYMISIVFSIVVVLAIFNCLAFIIFSKERRSQEIFLLYAIGLSPKKFRTLWLVQNIGIWLLAFIGSLICVEIFDYLLGTLDIFSLPTDVYHLNRIELFLSLRDIFIVGFISFIFIIFLTFIVLKRLDSKSMAQGLREEFS; encoded by the coding sequence TTGAGTTTTTTCTATCTGTTTAAAGATTTTCAATTACTTTTTTTTCGAGATCGATCGTCACGCTACTTTATAGCTGCCACAATATTAGGCTTAATGTTTTCATTAGCAGTCATTCTTTGTAGTTTAGCACTAATGGATGGCTTTGGAGTTACCCTTAAAAAATCGCTAAATGCAGGAAGTGGTGAAATTATTCTTACTGCCACAAATGGATTTTTTGAATTAAACGAAAACGAACAAAAAGACCTTAATAATTTTCCAATAGAAACAAAGATACCAATGCTTCGTACCCAATCGTTTGTTAATAAAGACGAGAAGGGAAAGGCTGTCTTTGTCGTTGGTGTTAATAAACAAATTAATCAACTAGATAATGGACTTGTTGAACCGAAAGAAAATGAAGTTATTATCGGTGATCTTCTTGCTCAGGATTTAAAAGTTAAAATTGGTGATACTCTTAAGTTTAGTTTCTCTGCGGGGAAATTAGGTGAACGTTATTTACCAACAAATGCAGTCTTAAAAATCAAAGATATAAAAACCTTTAAGATTCATGAGTACCGCAGTCGTTTTGTTTATGTGAATTTAAAAAAAATTCAAACTCTTCTTGGGGTTAAGGATCGAATCAATTTAATGAGTCTAAGGCTAAGGCCTGAATATCGTAGCTTAGCTAAGATTAATGAAGTCGTAGCCGATATGAAGAGTGTCTTCTATTATGAATACAGCATCGCTCCGTATTGGAGTGACTTTGCAACTTTTCTTAAGGCCGTCGAATTTGAAAAGTACATGATCTCAATTGTCTTTTCAATTGTGGTTGTTTTGGCCATTTTCAATTGTCTTGCTTTTATTATTTTCTCTAAGGAAAGACGCTCTCAAGAAATATTCTTACTCTATGCAATTGGACTATCTCCAAAAAAGTTTAGAACACTATGGCTAGTTCAAAATATTGGGATCTGGCTTCTTGCTTTTATAGGCTCGCTTATTTGTGTTGAAATATTTGACTATCTTTTAGGGACGCTTGATATTTTCTCTCTTCCAACAGATGTCTACCACTTAAACCGTATTGAGCTATTCTTATCATTAAGAGATATTTTTATTGTTGGATTTATTTCATTTATCTTTATTATATTTTTAACTTTTATAGTTCTTAAAAGACTAGATTCAAAATCAATGGCCCAAGGTTTAAGAGAGGAGTTTTCGTAA
- a CDS encoding ABC transporter ATP-binding protein: MAVLSVSNVYKDFGNSHILKGVDLELSQGEQCVIKGSSGCGKSTLLYLIGGLENITSGQITVDNLNIGQMNDAKLANYRNSKIGFVFQFHFLLSSLTCLENILLPARLGGHDVSNVKKYIHSLAKTLGVAECLKRYPYEISGGQQQRINLIRALSLRPKLLLCDEPTGNLDSKNSKIVADLIFELSRELGTTLLVVTHDEEMSRKFSRIHTMIDGVLH, translated from the coding sequence ATGGCAGTTTTAAGTGTATCGAATGTTTACAAAGACTTTGGAAACTCACATATCCTAAAGGGTGTTGATCTCGAATTATCTCAGGGTGAACAATGTGTTATTAAAGGTTCATCTGGTTGTGGTAAGTCGACTCTTTTGTATTTGATAGGTGGCCTAGAAAATATTACTTCCGGTCAAATTACTGTCGATAACTTAAATATTGGCCAAATGAATGATGCGAAGCTAGCAAATTATCGCAACTCCAAAATAGGATTTGTTTTCCAATTTCACTTTTTACTCTCATCTCTTACTTGCCTGGAAAATATTTTACTTCCAGCACGTCTTGGAGGACATGATGTGTCAAATGTGAAGAAGTATATTCATTCGCTGGCCAAGACTCTAGGCGTAGCTGAATGTCTTAAGCGCTATCCTTATGAAATCTCAGGCGGTCAACAGCAGCGTATTAACCTAATTCGTGCGCTATCATTGCGTCCTAAGCTACTACTGTGCGACGAGCCAACAGGTAATCTTGACTCAAAGAACTCAAAAATTGTGGCCGACTTGATTTTTGAGCTATCTCGAGAGCTTGGTACAACTCTTCTTGTAGTTACTCATGATGAGGAGATGTCTCGAAAGTTTAGTCGTATTCATACGATGATTGATGGGGTTCTGCATTAA